From the genome of Adhaeribacter pallidiroseus:
AATACATCGTAACCACCCATGGTATTATGGCCCCGGGAAGTAAAATACAAGGTCTTTCCATCCGGAGCTAAAAATGGACTGTCTTCATCGAAAGCGGTATTCAGGTTTTTACCTAAGCTTTGCGGTTTACCCCATTCTCCCTGAGTTGTTTTATGAGCAACGTACAAATCCTTATCACCTTTTTTTGATAAATGGGTGGTAGCAAAATAGATGGTATTTTCATCCGGGGTAATAAATGCATCGCTTTCGTAATCTTTCGTATTAATAACACCATTCATTTTTACAGGTAAACTCCAATCGGTATTTTTTTTAGCAGACACATAAAAATCGCCGTTTTGTGTTTGCCGGTACAGCAGTAACTTTGTGTCGTTAGCAAATAATTGAATTGAAGCATCGTGCCCTTTGCTGTTCAGGTGCAAACTCAACGAATGCGGTTCCGACCAATTATCACTGTCCAGATGTACAGCCTCCACAATTTCTTCAAAGTACTCTCCGTCGGCGTTTACTTTGCCTGGGGCCGCGGAGTGACCGCGAGTAGTATAGAGCATAACTTTATCATCCCGGGAAATTACGGGGCTATGTTCGGAATAAGCAGAGTTAATGGTAGGCCCCAAATTGCGAACAAACAAATCTTGGGGGTGCTGCACCATTTTCTGGGCGTTACGGCTTTGTTCTATTAGTACAGTCATTTCCTGGCGGGCCGCTGCCTTTTTTGGCAGTGTATGGGCGTATAACCCGTAATGTTCCACGGCATCGTCGAAGCGGTAATTCACATGATCTACCCGGCCTAGCCAGTACTCTATATCCGGAGCAATATGGGGTTTTAAACGTTGCGCTTTGTACAAATAATCGCTGGCCCGGTCTTTATCGTAAGCTAAATAACTTACTCCCGCCCGAAACAAGACCCATGCATTCTCATTATCTTCGTTCAAAATTTGTTCGTAGTACGGAATAGCAGCGCGGTAATTTTCTACTTGAAAGAACTGGTCGGCTTTTTTTAAAAAATTTCGCCGGGTTTGCCCCTGTACCGGATCACTCAGTAACCAGATTGTTGCTATGAGTAAGAGAGACAGAGTTCTGGTAAAGGTGAGCGTCATGCTGATGCAATAAAGATATTGGTAGTTGTTTATTTACTTAGTGAAATAATTTTTAAAAATCAAGAATATTCCTGCTTTCTAAAATTTTACAGCAACGTTTATATTCTTGAATATATTATATTTAAATCAAACATTGTTTAATAGGTAGATTGTAGCTTATATTAAGTTTAAAAGTAGAAAAAATCTGTTTCAACAACAATAGGAATGAATTTTCATTGCAATTTGTTATACAAGCAAGAAAATTCTTATAGGCAACAATACAAAATTTATCCTACATTCCGGCCATTATCTATCTATTAGGCTAATCGCTATGATCTAAAGTGTATTTCGCAAGCAGTACCTGCTCCCGCATAGCCTTTACTAATAGCA
Proteins encoded in this window:
- a CDS encoding PD40 domain-containing protein, with product MTLTFTRTLSLLLIATIWLLSDPVQGQTRRNFLKKADQFFQVENYRAAIPYYEQILNEDNENAWVLFRAGVSYLAYDKDRASDYLYKAQRLKPHIAPDIEYWLGRVDHVNYRFDDAVEHYGLYAHTLPKKAAARQEMTVLIEQSRNAQKMVQHPQDLFVRNLGPTINSAYSEHSPVISRDDKVMLYTTRGHSAAPGKVNADGEYFEEIVEAVHLDSDNWSEPHSLSLHLNSKGHDASIQLFANDTKLLLYRQTQNGDFYVSAKKNTDWSLPVKMNGVINTKDYESDAFITPDENTIYFATTHLSKKGDKDLYVAHKTTQGEWGKPQSLGKNLNTAFDEDSPFLAPDGKTLYFTSRGHNTMGGYDVFVSHLDTITQTWSNPENMGYPINSPDDDTYFRLNADGTTAYLSSYRMGGYGEKDIWSIDLSKEVIIQGQVMYQENEKAPVELVVNFSSQPKNNKALHYWATASKEGQFKLQVQSGRTYQVTISQNGKIRDTQEYEVPATVAENVVLSPAFSLAKDKNSGDTSVKK